A window of the Cutaneotrichosporon cavernicola HIS019 DNA, chromosome: 6 genome harbors these coding sequences:
- the RPP0 gene encoding uncharacterized protein (Ribosomal protein P0 is the functional equivalent of E.coli protein L10) encodes MGGTRAEKEVWFTKLRDLMDKYPSLFIVNIDNVSSQQCHMIRQSLRGKGVVLMGKNTMVRRALRTVLAEFPQYEKVLPFVKGNVGFVFTDGDLKEIRELIVSNRVAAPARAGAIAPVDVYVPAGNTGMEPGKTSFFQALGIPTKIARGTIEIVSDVQVVQAGSKVGTSEATLLNMLNVSPFTYGMVVIQIYDDGAVFAPEILDIEESYLLDLFTSGVKTIAALSLASGIPTIASIMHSVVNSYKNLLAIAIATDVDFEMADKVKEYLANPEAFAAAAGPAATGGDAPAAAAEEKAAEPEDESDDDMGFGLFD; translated from the exons ATGGGCGGCACTCGCGCTGAGAAGGAGGTCTGGTTCACCAAGCTCCGTGACCTCATGGACAAGTACC CCTCGCTCTTCATCGTCAACATTGACAACGTCTCGTCGCAGCAGTGCCACATGATCCGTCAGTCGCTCCGCGGCAAGGGTGTGGTCCTCATGGGCAAGAACACCATGGTTCGCCGTGCTCTCCGcaccgtcctcgccgagttCCCCCAGTACGAGAAGGTCCTCCCCTTCGTCAAGGGCAACGTTGGCTTCGTCTTCACCGACGgcgacctcaaggagatCCGTGAGCTCATCGTCTCGAACCGTGTCGCCGCTCCCGCCCGTGCCGGTGCCATCGCCCCCGTCGATGTCTACGTCCCCGCCGGCAACACCGGCATGGAGCCCGGTAAGACCTCGTTCTTCCAGGCTCTCGGTATCCCGACCAAGATTGCCCGTGGTACCATTGAGATTGTCTCGGACGTTCAGGTCGTCCAGGCTGGCAGCAAGGTCGGAACTTCGGAGGCCACCCTTCTTAACATGCTCAACGTCTCGCCGTTCACCTACGGTATGGTCGTGATCCAGATctacgacgacggcgctgTCTTCGCCCCCGAGATCCTCGACATTGAGGAGTCgtacctcctcgacctcttcaCCTCGGGTGTCAAGACCATTgccgcgctctcgctcgcctccGGCATCCCCACCATTGCCTCGATCATGCACTCGGTCGTCAACTCGTACAAGAACCTTCTTGCGATTGCCATTgccaccgacgtcgacttCGAGATGGCCGACAAG GTCAAGGAGTacctcgccaaccccgaggcgttcgctgccgccgccggccccGCCGCTACCGGTGGCG